The nucleotide sequence CCTCGACCACGGTGACCGGCATGTTGTCGATTGCGTCACCACGAACCCGGCGTTCCTCCCGACCATCGGTCCGAGAAAGCACAATCGCGGGCGCACGGAGGGGTGAACGGACGGGTCCATCTTCTGATTCGGCGCGCTTATGGCGAGGGAGACCGCGTTCCTCGCGGATGGCCGGCTCCCGTGACGCGGGCGTGACCCGAGGCCCGGGCATATCTGTCCGTCGAGCTGAGGCCGAGTCCACCGAAAAAGACCGGGGTGTCGTTGCCGGGGCCGTAGCCGAGAAAGTAGAGATGGTCCGGATAATGGAACGGCCCCACCAGGCCGCCGTAGGGGACCAGGGGGTAGGACTGCGCCGGGACGAACGTCGTCCCACCGGCCGGCGCAGCCGGGAGGTTGATGTTGATGACGACCGTCGTCGCCCCCGCGCCGTCGGATTGGACCTCGACATCCCGTTCGTCGACGGCGACCGCATCACCACCCTGGTGGACCAGAACGCTCACGCCGGAAGCGCCTGGAATCGCGGGCCGCGGGGAAAGCGGTGGGGGAGCGGCCTCCGCGTCTTCGGCAGCCGGGACCCGGGGTGGCGGCATGGCCGCTTCGCCGGCTCCATCATGACCGGCAAGGACATTGCCGTCGTCGTCGAGGTTGGTCAGAACCACGACCGGTGTTCCCAGTCGCGAGGTGGTGCGGTAGATCCTCAGCCCAACCGATTGGTAGATGCAGTCCTGGGACGCCGGCTCCGCCAGGCTCGCGCTCCCCCCGAGCCCGGCCAGCACCACGGCCAGTGCCGCGACCTCGGGGCCGAGGTGGAAGAAGCGGAGAGTCTGTCGCAGGGCACGCATGCTGTTCTCCTTCAGGCATTCTAGCACCGTCCCCACGTTTCGACCGCTGTGCTATTCTGCGCGGCGACGGACCGGAACGGAATGTCGCCGCGTGAGAGAGAGGTCCGCCGCGTCGGGTCCGCAAGGACGGCCGGGAGGGGGATGCGGGTCACGGGTCCGGATGAACTGCGCCGGAGACGCAGGGGCAGGCTGGTCCTCCAGGATGGCGCGGTGTTCCCCGGCGCCGTCTTCGGCGCACCCCGCCCCGCGGCGGGTGAAGTCGTCTTCACCACGGGGATGGTCGGGTACCCCGAGGCCCTGACCGATCCCTCCTACCGCGGTCAGATCCTGGTGTTCACCTACCCCTCGCAGGGAAATTACGGGGTGCCCCGGCCGCCCCTGAGCGACCCGGCAACGTCCGGGCGGGCGGACGACCTGCCGGATAGGCCGTTCGAGTCGAGCCGTGTCCATCTCTCCGGCGTGGTCTGCGCCTCCTACTCCGAGACCTACTCGCACCGCACCGCCGCCGTCAGCCTGGGAGACTGGCTCGCCGGGCAAGGCGTTCCGGCGCTCACCGGGATCGACACGCGGGCCCTGACCAAGAAAATCCGCATGCACGGAGCGCTGCTGGGGCGCATCGAGATCGACGGCCGGCCCTCGCCCGAGTTCGACGATCCGAACCGGCGCAACCTGGTGGAGGAGGTCTCGACGCGGGGGGTCGAGCGTCACGGCAAGGGGGGAGTACCCGTCGTCCTGATCGACTGCGGGCGCAAGAGCAACCAGGTCCGCATGCTCGTCCGCCTCGGGGCCGAGGTCACGGTCGCGCCATGGAATCACGACCTCCGGCGTCTCGCA is from Candidatus Dormiibacterota bacterium and encodes:
- the carA gene encoding glutamine-hydrolyzing carbamoyl-phosphate synthase small subunit, coding for MRVTGPDELRRRRRGRLVLQDGAVFPGAVFGAPRPAAGEVVFTTGMVGYPEALTDPSYRGQILVFTYPSQGNYGVPRPPLSDPATSGRADDLPDRPFESSRVHLSGVVCASYSETYSHRTAAVSLGDWLAGQGVPALTGIDTRALTKKIRMHGALLGRIEIDGRPSPEFDDPNRRNLVEEVSTRGVERHGKGGVPVVLIDCGRKSNQVRMLVRLGAEVTVAPWNHDLRRLARECAGVVISNGPGDPQLAAATVATARVLMRREVPILGICLGHQILALAAGARTYKMKFGHRAHNQPCVDSKTGRCYQTSQNHGYAVDGRSLPRGWETWFSNANDGTNEGLRHKSGPWRSVQFHPEAAPGPTGTEWILEEFLAEIR